CCGGCCGGCGCTGGTGTGCGCTCACCACCCGCCGTTCCTGACCGGCATCCGCCACATGGACGTGCAGAACCTGTTCGACGCCGCAGGGCTGGAGGTTGTGCTGCGGCGGCATCCGCAGGTCGTGGGCTTCACCTGCGGCCATGTGCACCGGGCGGTAACGACCACCTTCGCCGGCATCGCCGCCACCATCGCGCCGGCCCCGGCCCATTCCGTGAGCCTCGCACTCGACGCGGATGCGGCGCCCACCTTCCACATGGAGCCGCCCAGCCTCTCGCTGCACCTGTTCGCGGAGGGGCGGCTCGTGACCCACCGCAGCTTCATCGGCGGCTTTTCCGGCCCGCACCCCTTCTTCGGGCCGGACGGCAAGGCCATCGGCACGCCGGAGTGAGCGCCACAAACAAAAAGCCCCGGTCGAGCCGGGGCTTTTCAGTCGGGGAAGACAGGATCGCCCGTCTCAGCCGCCAGCCATCGGCAGCGGGATGGGCGCCGGGCCGGCCGCGGTGCTGCGCGAGGCCGTGTGCTGCGCCACGCGATCGGCATAAGGCAGTTCCAGCCGCTCCCACACGTCCGACAAAGCGGTCGCCAGATGGGCGATCAGCGCGTCGTCGTGGAACGGGGTGGGGGTGATGCGCAGGCGCTCCGTGCCGCGCGGCACGGTGGGGTAGTTGATGGGCTGGATGTAGATGCCGTACTCGGCCAGCATCAGGTCGCTGGCCATCTTGCAGGCCTTGGCATCACCCACCATCACCGGGACGATGTGGGTGGGCGTCTCCATCTGCGGCAGGCCGGCGGCGGCCAGCGCCGCCTTCACCTTCGCCACCTGGGTGCGCTGGCCGGTGCGCTCGGCCTGCGAATTCTTGAGATGGCGCACCGAGGCGGTGGCCGCGGCGGCGACGGCCGGCGGCAGAGCGGTGGTGAAGATGAAGCCCGGCGCGTAGGAGCGCACGGCATCGATGATGAGGCGCTTGCCGGTGATGTAGCCGCCGACCACACCGAAGGCCTTGCCCAGCGTGCCCTCGATCACGTCCACCCGGTGCATCACGCCGTCACGCTCGGCGACGCCGCCGCCGCGCGCGCCATACATGCCGACGGCATGAACCTCATCAAGATAGGTCATGGCGCCGTAGCGCTCGGCCAGCTCGCAGATGGCGCCGATGGGGGCGATGTCGCCGTCCATGGAATAGACGCTCTCGAACACCACCAGCTTCGGCCGGTCGCCGGACGCCTTCAGCAGCTCTTCGAGGTGGTCGAGGTCGTTGTGGCGGAAGATGGCCTTCTGCCGGCCGCCGTGGCGGACGCCCTCGATCATGGAATTGTGGTTCAGCTCGTCCGAGATCACCACGCAATCGGGGATCAGCTTGACGATGGTGGAGATGCCGGTGGCGTTGGAGATGTAGCCGGAGGTGAAGACGAGGCCGGATTCCTTGCCGTGCAGGTCGGCCAGCTCGCGCTCCAGCATCACGATCTCATGGCTGTTGCCCGAGATGTTGCGGGTGCCCCCGGCGCCGGCGCCGCGCGCCTGGGCCGCCTCGCACATGGCGGCGACCACATCCGGATGGCTGCCCATGCCGAGATAGTCGTTGGAGCACCACACCACGATGTCGCGCGGACCGCCCGGCGAGTGCCACACCGCCCGCGGAAAGCGCGAGGCATCGCGCTCGATCTCGGCGAAGGTGCGATAGCGGCGCTCCTTGCGCAGGGCGTCGATGGCGTCGGCAAAGAAGTGGTCGTAGGTCATTCCGAACCCTGCGGCGGCAGACGGGATCGCGGGTGGATCCTCATTGTTCTAAGATTATGCAGCCAGCTTGCTCCTTGTATTGATGCCAATCAAGTACCGAGCGTGACGCGCGGCGATCCGGCGCAACCCCGTGCCGGGACTGCACAAATGCCGCAGCGCAACAAGCCGCTCGGAAGACGGTAGCCGCCTGGCCCGACCTGGAACTTGCACGAAACCGGCGGCATCGGGCGGATCGCGCGGCGAGCTGCGCGCGAGCGTCAGATCTGCCCTGCGCGCCTGCACTGATCTTCATCAAATTGCCCCTTGCGAAGGCGGTACGAATCCCCTACATCCGCGTTGCCCAAATTCGCACGTGCCTGTGGTCGCGTGTCGGTCGGTAGGATCTCCGGACAAGAGGCCGGAAAGCTGCCAGGACGATCGACAAGCCGGAGGGAACCGGCCCACCCCGCTCCTCAATGCGGGGGACGTGACTTGAAGCAACGACGTAAGGGCTTTTTTGGTCTCGGTCGGCCCTCCAAAGGTCGGCGTTACTAAAGAGGCACTACATCTTGCCGGCCGTGCGGAGCGGGACTTCCCTCTCCAATCGTGCGCAGTCGTCCTCGCTCCTGCTTTGCCTTGCGGCCAAGCGGGCGGTTCTGCTGCCGTTCGGTCCGATGATGCGGCCGGGTAAAGCCCCGGCGAAGCGGGTACGGCCCGCAGACGTTCGGCGTGTCCACATCGCCGGGCGGATGCGAGCGCGT
The nucleotide sequence above comes from Xanthobacter flavus. Encoded proteins:
- the hemA gene encoding 5-aminolevulinate synthase, with the protein product MTYDHFFADAIDALRKERRYRTFAEIERDASRFPRAVWHSPGGPRDIVVWCSNDYLGMGSHPDVVAAMCEAAQARGAGAGGTRNISGNSHEIVMLERELADLHGKESGLVFTSGYISNATGISTIVKLIPDCVVISDELNHNSMIEGVRHGGRQKAIFRHNDLDHLEELLKASGDRPKLVVFESVYSMDGDIAPIGAICELAERYGAMTYLDEVHAVGMYGARGGGVAERDGVMHRVDVIEGTLGKAFGVVGGYITGKRLIIDAVRSYAPGFIFTTALPPAVAAAATASVRHLKNSQAERTGQRTQVAKVKAALAAAGLPQMETPTHIVPVMVGDAKACKMASDLMLAEYGIYIQPINYPTVPRGTERLRITPTPFHDDALIAHLATALSDVWERLELPYADRVAQHTASRSTAAGPAPIPLPMAGG